The following proteins come from a genomic window of Gottfriedia acidiceleris:
- a CDS encoding YqhG family protein, whose product MQQHEIHDYIEYFFRHNDCEILQKTPTYLEIQLTIEMDKKLMNRPFYWHYLEKTGGIPNPMKLTLITDSDNAPEDLKGEQIHFGSPRLHQIFSIVNELGQSIRLYEDTKAPMGQQIALHPWLAVNYQVSFICDHKKDYLYSFGIHLISGRIIEDFHTKLEKIQFNSKIPDFCYSMSPLIKPKSGLNRMEQLLRNKIEKEDTIWAEEARNRWQHDLDLLNQFYEADEEKPENYHVEFNALKELYEPIIHVDATNGGLFYLSPNTMNKLS is encoded by the coding sequence ATGCAGCAACATGAAATCCATGATTATATCGAATACTTTTTCAGACATAATGATTGTGAAATTCTACAGAAAACACCAACATATTTAGAAATACAATTAACAATTGAGATGGATAAAAAATTAATGAATCGTCCTTTCTATTGGCATTATTTAGAAAAAACAGGCGGTATCCCAAATCCAATGAAGTTAACACTGATTACAGATAGTGATAATGCACCTGAAGATCTAAAAGGTGAACAAATTCATTTTGGGTCGCCCCGCCTTCACCAAATTTTCTCAATCGTTAATGAACTTGGACAGTCAATTAGACTTTATGAAGACACAAAAGCACCTATGGGCCAACAAATTGCATTACACCCTTGGTTAGCTGTTAATTACCAGGTTTCTTTTATTTGTGATCATAAAAAAGATTATTTATATTCTTTTGGAATTCATTTAATTTCCGGAAGAATTATTGAAGATTTTCATACAAAACTTGAAAAAATTCAATTCAACTCTAAAATACCTGATTTTTGCTATTCCATGTCACCTTTGATTAAACCAAAAAGTGGTTTAAATCGAATGGAACAATTACTTCGAAACAAAATTGAAAAAGAAGATACTATATGGGCTGAAGAAGCAAGGAATAGATGGCAACATGATTTAGATTTATTAAATCAATTTTATGAAGCCGATGAAGAAAAACCTGAAAATTATCATGTAGAATTCAATGCACTGAAAGAACTTTATGAACCAATTATTCATGTTGATGCAACTAATGGTGGACTTTTTTATTTATCACCAAACACAATGAATAAATTGAGTTAA
- a CDS encoding YqzE family protein, with the protein MKTNDYVKYMTEQFINYIDQPKEKRDSIKQEKEELKAPFSTNMFGMLPLSLALLMKKVQNRKDKEKKSI; encoded by the coding sequence TTGAAAACAAATGATTATGTAAAATATATGACAGAACAATTTATTAATTACATCGATCAACCAAAAGAGAAACGTGATTCAATAAAACAAGAAAAAGAAGAGCTGAAGGCCCCATTTTCAACTAACATGTTTGGAATGTTACCATTAAGTCTAGCTTTATTAATGAAAAAAGTTCAAAATCGTAAAGACAAAGAAAAGAAAAGTATTTAG